The genomic window CAACACCGTCTTTTCATGTCGTAAAACTCTATTTTTGCCGTAGTCGCACCTGTCTTACCGCTCGAAAAGTTGCCGAATATTACCATTTTCATTTTACCTTTTGTGTGGTGAAATGGGGAAAGTTATTCTAAACGAAAAGGAGGAAAAATGAATGACAAAACAAAATCAAGACAAAGAAAAGGACGTGAACCCAGTGAAAAAGTTGTTTTCATACGTGGTAATGTTCGCGGTCGGTTGCTGGCTTCTAAACTATGGAATCTGCTTATTATCCGCCGTGTGGTTGCCACTACTATTCTTAGGAATTTTCGTAATTCTGCTAGTCATTGGCTGGCGAGTTCACAAAGCAAGGAAAGACTGGGGGTAATCAGATGAAACGTAAATTTGAGGAACTAACCTTTAAGCAAGTGTTCTGGCAACGTGAAATTGATTTTAAATCAGTGTTGGAACTGGTCGGACAAATTGCCACACAAGAACCACACAAACCGATTATCTGGGAAATTAGAAGCCCAAAAGACGGGGATTCTATCCGCTTTTTCCTCGGCGCTGAAAAGAGTGAATTTAATCGCCTTGAGAAGATTTTTAGAGGATATGGACGAATTGACTTTTCTAGTCCGCTAGTCGCTCATACCAGCAAAAGAACGCCCGTGAAGCTATGCAAAAAACTCTCCACCACTCGCCCGATGTTGTCGCTCAAAACATCGGATAATGAAGCCTTGTGCCGTGCCGTTCTGACAACACTTGCCCAAGTAGAAAAAGATGATGAATTAGTTTTACAGTTAGTAATCGGAGGCACACTTTCACCAAAGGCAGTTGCTAAAAATTTACCTGATCCCACACAAACATCTTGGTGGCATATTCTGTCTGGAGATATTCCAGTAGCGACCGCAGACATTAGAAATTCAATTAAAAGCAAAACAGAGAGCTTCCAGCTTAATTGCGTAATTCGTTTAGGTGTAAATGCAAAAGACCCAGCCAAACGACAAAGCTACATTTTAAGCCTGTTTTCTGCCCTCAAAACGCTGGAAGCAATCGGGGTGAAACTTTACTTGCAAAACGAAGAAGCTAACCGCTTAAACCAAGCTACAGCCCCATGGCACTATTCACAAAGGCTAAGTATAAAAGAAATGGCAAATTTGTTTCTATTGCCGACTGGTGAAAGTTCATTTTTAGGAATTAGAGATATTCACCCGAAAATTCTTTTACCACCAAGAACAAGCAAGAAGCTAACGAGAGATAAAGTTTTACGCCCTTTTGCTGAGACAATGCACGAAAATCCAGAAGAACGTCAACCGCTGTATTTAAGCGACGAAGCCGGAAGTAGACACTGCCACATCGTTGGACCCACAGGAAGTGGTAAATCAGTAGTTATGGAAAATATGATTCTTTCAGATATAGAGGCTGGAGGAACAGACAAAAACAAGCAAAAAGGCATTATCGTCATAGACCCAAAATACAGCCTAATTGAATCACTGGTGCAGAAGATTCCTGAACACCGCCTTGATGATGTTGTGATACTCAACTTAGCAGATATGAACAATCCAGTAGGTTTAAATCCATTTAACACTAGCGACAATCACGCAGAGCGCACGAGTGAGGCGATTTTATCTTCAATAAAGGGATTATTCGCTGAGACATGGGGAGTGTATACGGAAGATATTCTACAGTCCGCAATCCTTACCCTTGCAAAAAATAAGGATAAAAATGTTACTTTAGCTCACCTTCAAATCTTACTAAATAATCCGAGCTTCAGGAAACGTATGACTACAAATTTGAACGACAAACTAGGACTTGAGGCATACTGGGAATATTTCAATAGTCTTTCAGACGGTGAACGTAATAAACAGCTTGCACCTGTCATGAATAAAATGCGAGTTCTCATGCGTCCAGCACTTCGACAAGTATTATTTCAACCAAAACCACTATTCGACCTAGAGAGTGTGTTTAAAGAGAATAAAATCTTGTTGGTGCCTCTAAATACGTCAATCGTGGGAGATACAGTCGCAGAAATTGTGGGTAGCTTACTTATCGGGATGATCTGGAATATCGCTTTAAAGCAAGCTGAGACACCTGAGAATCAACGTCAGAATAATTCCGTTAGCCTCTATATTGACGAGTTTCAAGCCTACGTGAAAAAGAGTGGTGAATCTATGGAACAAATGCTTTCAATGGCGCGTTCTCTAGGCTTGAAATTCATATTCTGCCATCAACACCTAGGACAATTAAGCACCAGTTTAAAAGAGTCAGTTATGGCAAATGCCAGAAACAAAATATTTTTCGCAACATCAAATAAAGCGGACGCTAAAGAGTTTGCCGCCCTTTCGCCCGCTTTATCATCTGAGGACTACCTAAAGTTAGCCCCATACTCAATATACGCTTTTTTACTAAACAATCCAAGCTTAAGTTCGTTCGTTTCTGGAAAAACTTTTCCGCCACGTCCGAGCTTGAGAGATCCCGCCGAAGTTTTCGCCAGAAGTGCTGAGAAATATGGTGCAAAAAATCTGGAAGAAATCGAAAAAAGTTATATTGATTTAATTGAAAAAGATAAAACTGAGGTAGATTTAAACCCATTAGATAACATTGATTCGACAATAAACGTTGGCATGATACGCCAAAAACCAGCTAAAAAAGAAGAATAAAAGCGTCTTATCGCTTGTCTTGTCATGCAAGTAATCGCTTGGCTTGATTAAGTGTGAACGCTAATCGCTAATATTAACAGTGGAGACGACTGACACCGCACTTCTTTCTCTTTTTAGCTGTTGCGGTGCCACCTCCCAAGGAGGAGAACCAACATGACCAAAAAACAAAACGAACGCATAACAAAACATGAACTTCGACGCCTGTCGGCGCTACTTGGCGAAACCGAGATGGGTTGCATAAAACACATTTTTATGGTGAAATATGCAACTTCTAACCAACTACAACGTTTATTTTTCACCAAAAATTCTAGCCGTTTAAGCAATATTAGGGCGTGTAATCGTATGACCGCCAGACTAAAAAAACATGGCTTAATTGATTGCTTAGAAAGAAGAATCGGCGGTGAACGTGCTGGAAGTGGTGCGACCATCTGGACGATAACCAGCGCTGGCTACCAGTTTTTAAAACTTGATGATTTAGACTTAAAAGCCACCAGAAAAAGACTGTATGAACCAAACATTTTATTTTTAGAACACTCGCTTGGAATTGGTGAAGTCTATGTTCGTTTAAAGGAGATGGAGCAACAAAATAAAATTTCACTGATTAACGTAGAGTTTGAAAGTAAATGCTGGCGGGTATATTCTGAAAATAATGTCGCAAGGTTTTTGAAGCCTGATTTATATGTAAACTTGCATATCACGGAATGGGAACAATTTTACTGGTTTGAAGTAGATAATAATACGGAGAACCCCAAGCGAATAATTCGCAAGGCCAAAGAATATATCAAATTTATTAACTC from Enterococcus sp. 9E7_DIV0242 includes these protein-coding regions:
- a CDS encoding type IV secretory system conjugative DNA transfer family protein, producing MKRKFEELTFKQVFWQREIDFKSVLELVGQIATQEPHKPIIWEIRSPKDGDSIRFFLGAEKSEFNRLEKIFRGYGRIDFSSPLVAHTSKRTPVKLCKKLSTTRPMLSLKTSDNEALCRAVLTTLAQVEKDDELVLQLVIGGTLSPKAVAKNLPDPTQTSWWHILSGDIPVATADIRNSIKSKTESFQLNCVIRLGVNAKDPAKRQSYILSLFSALKTLEAIGVKLYLQNEEANRLNQATAPWHYSQRLSIKEMANLFLLPTGESSFLGIRDIHPKILLPPRTSKKLTRDKVLRPFAETMHENPEERQPLYLSDEAGSRHCHIVGPTGSGKSVVMENMILSDIEAGGTDKNKQKGIIVIDPKYSLIESLVQKIPEHRLDDVVILNLADMNNPVGLNPFNTSDNHAERTSEAILSSIKGLFAETWGVYTEDILQSAILTLAKNKDKNVTLAHLQILLNNPSFRKRMTTNLNDKLGLEAYWEYFNSLSDGERNKQLAPVMNKMRVLMRPALRQVLFQPKPLFDLESVFKENKILLVPLNTSIVGDTVAEIVGSLLIGMIWNIALKQAETPENQRQNNSVSLYIDEFQAYVKKSGESMEQMLSMARSLGLKFIFCHQHLGQLSTSLKESVMANARNKIFFATSNKADAKEFAALSPALSSEDYLKLAPYSIYAFLLNNPSLSSFVSGKTFPPRPSLRDPAEVFARSAEKYGAKNLEEIEKSYIDLIEKDKTEVDLNPLDNIDSTINVGMIRQKPAKKEE
- a CDS encoding replication-relaxation family protein — protein: MTKKQNERITKHELRRLSALLGETEMGCIKHIFMVKYATSNQLQRLFFTKNSSRLSNIRACNRMTARLKKHGLIDCLERRIGGERAGSGATIWTITSAGYQFLKLDDLDLKATRKRLYEPNILFLEHSLGIGEVYVRLKEMEQQNKISLINVEFESKCWRVYSENNVARFLKPDLYVNLHITEWEQFYWFEVDNNTENPKRIIRKAKEYIKFINSGVIQRQIGVIPFTVWIVPNIKRREQLLRYIHEAIPKAEMLFRVITLDELEMLIAGAEKKEADDKQNL